Proteins from a single region of Methanoculleus taiwanensis:
- a CDS encoding CehA/McbA family metallohydrolase: protein MLRCDLHIHTNFSKDGESSVEDILRRAEAVGLDAIAITDHDTVEGARYALTCETPLVVIPGMEISTKHGHLIALGITDPIPSGRDFLETVAYARARGALLILPHPYHMWRHGVGRKLKVGIASVDAVETFNSRYITGQANRKAAKIARQYDKPCVGGSDAHNARYVGFGHALVSAEPDVASILKAIREGNTIAGGRMTPLHTYTRQSLKGALRRIKRRVHQ from the coding sequence ATGTTGCGGTGCGACCTGCATATCCACACAAACTTCTCAAAGGACGGCGAGAGCAGTGTCGAGGATATCCTCCGCCGCGCCGAGGCGGTGGGTCTCGACGCGATCGCCATCACGGATCACGACACCGTGGAAGGGGCACGCTATGCCCTGACATGCGAGACACCGCTTGTCGTCATTCCGGGGATGGAGATATCGACGAAACACGGGCATCTCATCGCCCTCGGGATAACCGACCCGATCCCGTCCGGTCGCGACTTCCTCGAGACCGTCGCCTATGCGCGTGCACGCGGAGCGCTGCTGATCCTCCCGCACCCGTATCACATGTGGCGCCACGGTGTCGGACGGAAGCTGAAGGTCGGGATAGCGTCGGTGGACGCGGTCGAGACCTTTAACAGCCGGTATATTACGGGTCAGGCGAACCGGAAGGCGGCGAAGATCGCCCGGCAGTACGACAAACCCTGTGTGGGTGGCAGCGATGCGCATAACGCCCGTTACGTCGGATTCGGCCACGCGCTGGTCTCGGCGGAACCGGACGTCGCCTCGATCCTCAAGGCGATCCGGGAGGGGAATACCATAGCAGGCGGCAGGATGACGCCGCTGCACACCTATACCCGCCAGTCCCTTAAAGGGGCCCTTCGGAGGATCAAACGACGGGTACACCAATGA